Genomic segment of Candidatus Planktophila sp.:
TCATTGCAAGCAAGAAAAGAGTTAAGATACCTATGCCAACGAATCGCCATGATTTCAATTTGAGTGCTGACATAATGAAAGTGTAGCAAAGCTTACAAATTAGCTGTCAAATCAGAAATTCAATGTGGCGTTTCTGTGATATTACTTAGAAATCAATTGAACCTGCATTATTACATTCATTTTCTTAACTCGGTATCACCGTCATAATCTTAGTCATGAGAATTTCGGTATGATAGGCATTATTCAAATTGTGTAAGAAAGGATAGAGATGCAAACAACTATAAAGATTAAAGGCATGACATGTGGCCATTGTGAGGGAAAAGTTAACACTGAGCTTGGAAAAATCTCTGGTGTAACAGAGGTGAAGGCAGTGGCTGCCGACGGAGTAGCAGTAATTACTTCAAATGAAGCGCTCAATTCGGAGGAAATTTCACAGGCGGTTAAAACGGCAGGTTATAAAGTAATAGCATAATAATTTCCGTTGAAGCCCCCTTCCATTACCTTTAAATTAATTATAAATTCAAGACATGAGGATCAGGCCTTATCTTGCAGTTCTTGCTTTAGTACTGAGTCAATTAATAACCCTTTCAGTTTCATTCGGTGCATCCCCCGAGATTCCCAAGGGAGCTTTCGATGCCACTCTTCTAAGTTTTAAGGCATTAACGCCGAATATGTTTGGTGTGAGTACGGGGCAACCCGTGGCTGATGTCTCTGTAATTTTGTTATCAAATGGAAAACTCAGAGCATATGTCTTCGCACAAAATAAAGGCATAGAGATTGCCGAGTCTTCGGACAACGGGAAAACTTTTACCCGAGTCGGAAATGCATTTGGTGGCGATAAAGGTAATGGTCAACCGCGCGCAGTCGCACTTTCAGATGGAAGAGTTCGTTTGTACACAACTTCAAGTGGAGGGGTTAACTGTTCAATTTCGACTGATGGTTTGACATTCACATTAGAGAAAGCAAATTGTTTGTTAGCTTCGGACTATTCCGAATCATCGGGCCTTGCCGGTCCGGGTGTTGTTCAATTGAGCACAGGTAAATGGAGAGCTTATTTCAGCGGTTTACCTAAAGCGGGAACTGGTCCAGATCCTTGGAAAATGTATAGCGCATCTTCCGATGATGGCGTTGATTGGATCCGCGATGCAGGAGTAAGAATCGGCACCGGTTCTTCAAGTATTAAACGAAGCGCTGAACACCCAACAGCTATACGACATAGTGATAATTCAATAACCGTCTTTTACTTTGATGATGGTGCTGATCCAGAAGGCACTGGAAAAATTTATTCCAATGGAAACGGTTTGCATTATTCGCATAGCAGCGATGGGTTAAATTTTTCTGAGGAAAAATGGTTTGACATGGTGAAGATTGACTCACGCCTGTCGGGCACAGAGATGAATGACCCAGATGTTGTTTTGGATAAAGATGGAAATGTACTTTTATTTGGTGGCGGCTTTGCCCATGATTTCGGTGGCTATATAAATGTAATGGTTTTAAAGCCCGGGCAAGGAACACCTGCTTATACGGGAGATCGTTGCTTGGCCGCAAAAATTCTCCCAGGGGGTCCTCCAAATCCTCCGTGTGGTGTAAACGTTGTTCAACCAACACCAGTCACACAACCAACACCAAATCCGATTGTGAGTTCAGAACCATCACCTACGCAATCACTGGCGACTAAACCATCGGTAAAGAAAATTACGATTACCTGTGTTAAAGGTAAAACTATTAAAAAAATATCAGGCGCTACTCCAAAATGTCCGGCAGGTTATAAGAAGAAGTAAGCGAAAATTCTCAAGTTATCATTTATCATGATGCCGATTTGGTGTCGAGATTTAATATGCTGAAATTAAAGTTTTTTGGTGGTTAGCCATTTCTCGGTTGCCTGCATCCTTTCAAGTGGTGCCTCGATAAAGGCATAGTGTGCCGCTCCCTTTATGCAGTAATACTCAGATCCCTGAACGCGAGCCTTCATAAATCGTTGCATAGCTGGGGTTGCTTCATCATTTTCACCGTTTATAAAGAGAGTAGGCACTTTAATGCGGTGGAGCTCCTTCTCTACAGTCCAATCCTTCAGGGAGCCTCGGACTGTAAATTCAGTAGGTCCCCACATCGCTTCATAAACATGTTTACCGAATTCTCGTTTTGGCTCGTTGTCAATGAGTGAAGGAATCTGTCGAATGTGACGATCAGCAAACTCAGTTTTTGCCGCTAGATATTCTTTGCTTGTGTACTTCCCCAACCTCTCATACTTATAGATTGCAGCACGATGTTTTGCCGGCAATTTCGCCACTAGTTTTCGAGTTTCTCGAACCCATATACGACTAGATGGAAGCGAGTTAGCAATAATTAAACCTTTAAACCCTGGAGGCTTTTTGATTGCGTAATTCAGCGCCAGCATTTCATCCCAAGATGCACCAGCAAGTATGTAACGCATCTCAATTTTGAGATGTTTTAAAACTCTTGATAATTCTTCTTCGAACAGTCCTATAGTCCAATGTGGCCATGGGATGAGATTAAGCCTAAACCCATAAAAAGAGCGGAGGATGTCCGAGCACAATGACTTCAGCACGGGGCACTGGTTCCAGGTTAATTAGTGTATAAATCAATTCGTGATTCAGCTGGAGCGAGTAAAACGAGCGGAGGATGAGGGATTTGAACCCTCGAGACTTTCGTCTACGTGTGTTCGAGACGCGCACACTCGGCCACTATGCGAATCCTCCTGAAGTGCGAAATATATCCTAGAGAGAGTTAATGGATTATCCCCGAAAGGCATCTCACTAGAACCGCAACAGAGACAAAATACACTTAAGCAATGTGGATTAGATTGTGATAGCGCCCAGCACTACACCAAAACAGCTTATTGTTTTTTACTGCATCCTTGGAATTAACTATAGGAATTCTTCTCAGTTTGCGGATGACCTCATTATTTCGAAGCAGCCAGATTCAGGCAGGATAAAGTTCTGAGTCAACTTCACTTATTTATTTAACAAGACATTAGTTTCACATTGCGCAAAAAAGAGTGGTAAATAACTAAGTCTTCCTGATTTACGCCACCCAGTACGCACCCAGGTTTTTTCCCTAAAAGTCTTTCCACCATCTTTTGAAACTTGAAATGAACAGCCAACCCGATCCAATTTGTAACGAACGAAAAATTCCTTTATCTCCAGTTCAATTTTACGATTCTTGACTAGTTCTTGGGTCTGTAGTTCATAGCGCGAAGCATTCTTAACTCCGAGTTCTGCCATGAATTCAAAGTAGGCGAGCTCTTGATCTGAATCTCGCGGAGTTAGAGAACTTTTACTTGGTTCAACCATGAAATTAGTTTAACTCAGGTACCGCATTTAATGGGGAAAATATGTTCTGAAATAGTTCTAGGCGTCTTAAATTGATGTCCTTTGATGTAAGCCTCAGCGTAGGCAATACCGTAATACCGCGAAACTTTCTTATTCGTGCAGTACTCAAAAGTAGATTGATTCTCGATCAAAGAATTGGCAGGGATAAATCCATTGACTTCTGTAGTGTGACTAGTAATGAAGTAGTGAGTGAATCTTCCAATCTTATAAATCTCAACTGTTAGACGTAAATCCTGTATGAATTTGTCGCATTTTGAATCTGCGTTGACCTTGACAGCCCCTTTACCTTGAGTTCGAAGAATATATTTGGATATATGCGCATCATGAATTTGAATGTGACACTTGGTTAAAGGTGGCGTTGCACCTGTTGCCAAAGCCGGTGTTACTGAAACGATTAGTTGCGTGATGATGGCGAATATCGCGAATATGAGTTTGGTTGAAGGATTTATTAATGGCATACCGCAAGGATGACAAGAAGTCGTGACGAGACTTAAAAGTTATCCACAAGGCCGATTGAGGGAGCGGATGATGTCCGAACCAAAAGACTTCCTGTATCAGGCAGGGGTTCCGCGGAAATTTGTACTTGGAGAAATTTGAGCTTTGACCCGAGAGCGGAGGATGAGGGATTTGAACCCTCGAGACTTTCGTCTACGCGTGTTCGAGACGCGCGCACTCGGCCACTATGCGAATCCTCCATGGGAAGCATACGTGTTTATTGGAAAGTTCAGTAGCCAAGCGCCAGATTTCTGATCGATTCAGTGTCAACACGTTTTTCTTGGCAACCGAGATCTAATTGAAGAAAACCAAAATAATATTTTTGTTCTCCAATTGACTGGTCGAAAGGTACCTTGTAAAAGCCGTCGCTCTCTTCGGGATTTTGAGTTAGAAAAATAACCAACCTCTAACTTCTGCCCGCCCACCCGCTCTTTAATGTGAACGCCACCGCCTAGGCGGCGCATCGCTTGTTATCCATTAGCTCATAAATCCTGCTTCACTTTGAGCAAAAAATTCGACTAGTTGTTCAATTTGTTCGGCTCGAGATTTAGGAATGGGAGCTTCGCCTGAGTAACTATTTTCAGTTGCTAAAGCAGGGAGGGCGTGCCAGACAAATCGATCATCCTTAATTTTGTATTTGAGCAAGTAGTTACCGTTTTGACGGGAAAAGGATCCTTTTTCAAAAAGAATTGCGGCTTGCAATTCATATCTTGACCTCTCTACTTGGATTAATCTGAAACATTCAGCAATAACTTCCGACTCCCTAATCTGTTGCGCGGGAGTTAAGAAACTTTCATCGACGCCCATGGAAAAAGAGTATCTTAAGTTCCACAGTCGATGGGATTAATAATGCGTAACAGCACGTGACGTGCGTACTGCCATTTTCCTTCAATAAATGCCTTTGAGTAAGCAATACCGTAATATGAAAATGTAACTTTACTTTGTGGTGAGTGACATCTTGAGAATGCATCTACTTTCACCGCGCGCTTCCCAGTTTTGATCCAAAGGTTCTTTGATATATGGGCGATACTAATTTCGATGCGGCAAGGCAATTTTGTACTTTGTGCCTCCGCGCTGTGATTACCAATTAGGGTAGTTATGACAAGTAATAAAGCAGTTATGAGCGCAGATACTTTTTGTGTCTTCATGTGCGAAGAGTCGCAATATGACGTGACGACTCTCGGAAGTTATCCACAGCTTTTTAATAAAATGACGGAGATTGATATTTGTTGTGTGATTGCCTTCGCCCAGATAAATCCGAAGCGAGTGAAATGAGCGGAGGATGTCCGAGCACAATTACTTCAGCACGGGGCACTGGTTCCAGGTTTGTCCTAACTTGTGACTTCTGTATAAGGCAGGGGTTCCGCGGAAATTAGTACTTGGAGAAATTTGAGTTTTGACCCGAGAGCGGAGGATGAGGGATTTGAACCCTCGATAGGTTGCCCTATACACGCTTTCCAAGCGTGCGCACTCGGCCGCTATGCGAATCCTCCCGAGGGGTGAACTCTATCGGTGGCAATAACTATGATTACGCCAGATCCCTCGTACGGCGCTACCGTGCTGAACTCCCCCAGGGCAGGAATGCAGCAAGGGTAGGTACGCTCTGGCGGGTGTACGGGGGATCCCTTTTATCGTATTTAATGAGTTAGTTTTTAATGGAATAGTCAGGCGTCGATGAGTAGGGATGGAGGAGCGCGGCAATGTCACTAGCTTTGTATCGAAAATATCGCCCCTCTGTATTTGCCGATGTCATTGGTCAAGACCATGTCACCGTTCCATTATCAAATGCATTAACTGGTGATCGCACACATCACGCATACTTATTTTCAGGTCCCCGCGGTTGCGGAAAAACATCGAGTGCGCGAATCATGGCGCGCTCGCTCAACTGTGAAAAAGGTCCAACACCTGATCCATGTGGCGAGTGTCAATCCTGTAAAGATTTAGTTGCAAATGGTCCAGGATCACTAGATGTTATCGAACTCGATGCGGCGACACATGGTTTAGTCGATGATGCACGCGATTTACGCGACAAAGCATTTTTTGCACCAGTTCAAGGTCGTTACAAGATATATATTATTGATGAAGCACACCAACTTGGACCAGGGGCCGCTAACGCTCTTTTAAAAGTTGTAGAAGAGCCGCCTCCGCACGTTATTTTTATTTTTGCGACAACCGAACCCGATAAGTTAATTGCAACAATTCGCTCGCGCACACATCACTATCCATTCCGTTTAGTACCTCCCGGAATCTTGGCTGCGCATTTAGAAAAAATTTGTAACTTTGAAGGAGTAAGTGTGGCTAAGGGAGTTATTCCATTAGTTGTACGTGCATCCGGCGGTTCAGTTCGCGATGCTCTATCAGTGCTTGGGCAACTTCTTGCAGGTGCTGGTGTTGATGGAGTTAGTTACGACATCGCAATTCAATTACTTGGCTTCACCGATGGTGCATTGCTAGATGATGCGATCGATGCAATTGCCGCTCGCGATGGAGCAACTCTGTTTAAAACTATTGATCGTGTCATCGAATCTGGTCACGATGCACGTAGATTTACGGCCGATTTGTTGGAGCGAATACGTGATTTAATGATTGTTGATGCGCTAAAAGATTCAACTTCTAACTCAATTCTTCGCGAAATGCCAGATGATCAGATGGAGCGGATGCGCAATCAAGCTGCACATATCGGCGCAGCCAACTTATCGCGTGCCGCCGATATCGCCGCCGAAGGCCTAACCCAGATGCGTGGGGCGACTGCGCCACGTTTGATGCTCGAACTCATTTGTGGCCGCATCCTTTTGCCAATCGGCGATTCAAGCGAATCCGGAATGTTGTCACGTATTGAACGCTTAGAGCGTGCGGAAAACCTAGCTCCAATGACGTCCGTTCGCTCATCAGAGGCTCACACTGTGGAGCCAAAAGAAACTACAGGCTCCACTCATGCGACCTCTGAAGTCATTCACTCCAAAGTTGAAGAAGCGAAACCAGCTGCTGTTCAGCCTGAGACAAAACAACACGGCGCATTCGACATCACTGCGCTACGTCGTGCATGGCCCGACGTTATTGAAGACGTAAAGAAGCGCCGCAGACTTACGTGGTCACTACTTAGCGCATCGGCTCAAGTATTGGCTGTTGACGATACTGCGATCACAATTGGAATTGTTAACGCCGGCGCACGTGATTCATTTATTCGATCTGAATCCGATGAAATTCTACGGAAAGCATTTATAGATGTTGTTGGCATTGATCGCCGAATCGAATGTGTCGTTGATCCATCAATTGATACAAATACCCCACTAGCAAGAGAGACGCGAACTTCTGAGGCACCAACGGATAAGACTCTGCTAACTGGTGCAGCGTTATTGGCACAAGAACTCGGTGCTAAAGTGATTGAGAAACAATAGATGTCTGGTATGTACGAAGGCGCGATTCAAGATCTCATCGATGCATTAGGTCGACTGCCCGGAATTGGACCTAAGTCTGCTCAACGCATTGCTTTTCATATTTTGCAAGCCGAACCTGAAACCGCAGCGGCGTTAGTTGATTCAATTCGCACAGTGAAAGAGCGCGTTAAATTCTGTACGATATGCGGAAATGTTTCAGAGGAAGATGAGTGTCGAATCTGTCGAGATCCCCGCCGAGAGAATACGTCAATATGTGTTGTTGAAGAGAGTAAAGATGTAATAGCTATCGAGCGCACTCGGGAATTTCGCGGGAAGTATCACGTACTGGGTGGCGCTATTTCTCCTATCGATGGAATCGGACCGGATCAGCTACGCATTCGAGAATTAATGGCCAGACTCAGCGATCCTGAAATCGTTGAGGTAATTTTGGCAACGGATCCAAACCTTGAGGGCGAGGCGACGGCGAC
This window contains:
- a CDS encoding heavy-metal-associated domain-containing protein; this encodes MQTTIKIKGMTCGHCEGKVNTELGKISGVTEVKAVAADGVAVITSNEALNSEEISQAVKTAGYKVIA
- a CDS encoding DNA polymerase III subunit gamma and tau; the protein is MSLALYRKYRPSVFADVIGQDHVTVPLSNALTGDRTHHAYLFSGPRGCGKTSSARIMARSLNCEKGPTPDPCGECQSCKDLVANGPGSLDVIELDAATHGLVDDARDLRDKAFFAPVQGRYKIYIIDEAHQLGPGAANALLKVVEEPPPHVIFIFATTEPDKLIATIRSRTHHYPFRLVPPGILAAHLEKICNFEGVSVAKGVIPLVVRASGGSVRDALSVLGQLLAGAGVDGVSYDIAIQLLGFTDGALLDDAIDAIAARDGATLFKTIDRVIESGHDARRFTADLLERIRDLMIVDALKDSTSNSILREMPDDQMERMRNQAAHIGAANLSRAADIAAEGLTQMRGATAPRLMLELICGRILLPIGDSSESGMLSRIERLERAENLAPMTSVRSSEAHTVEPKETTGSTHATSEVIHSKVEEAKPAAVQPETKQHGAFDITALRRAWPDVIEDVKKRRRLTWSLLSASAQVLAVDDTAITIGIVNAGARDSFIRSESDEILRKAFIDVVGIDRRIECVVDPSIDTNTPLARETRTSEAPTDKTLLTGAALLAQELGAKVIEKQ
- a CDS encoding sialidase family protein is translated as MRIRPYLAVLALVLSQLITLSVSFGASPEIPKGAFDATLLSFKALTPNMFGVSTGQPVADVSVILLSNGKLRAYVFAQNKGIEIAESSDNGKTFTRVGNAFGGDKGNGQPRAVALSDGRVRLYTTSSGGVNCSISTDGLTFTLEKANCLLASDYSESSGLAGPGVVQLSTGKWRAYFSGLPKAGTGPDPWKMYSASSDDGVDWIRDAGVRIGTGSSSIKRSAEHPTAIRHSDNSITVFYFDDGADPEGTGKIYSNGNGLHYSHSSDGLNFSEEKWFDMVKIDSRLSGTEMNDPDVVLDKDGNVLLFGGGFAHDFGGYINVMVLKPGQGTPAYTGDRCLAAKILPGGPPNPPCGVNVVQPTPVTQPTPNPIVSSEPSPTQSLATKPSVKKITITCVKGKTIKKISGATPKCPAGYKKK
- the recR gene encoding recombination mediator RecR, with protein sequence MYEGAIQDLIDALGRLPGIGPKSAQRIAFHILQAEPETAAALVDSIRTVKERVKFCTICGNVSEEDECRICRDPRRENTSICVVEESKDVIAIERTREFRGKYHVLGGAISPIDGIGPDQLRIRELMARLSDPEIVEVILATDPNLEGEATATYLARMIKPLEIKVSRLASGLPVGGDLEYADEITLGRAFEGRRNV